In the genome of Phycisphaerales bacterium, one region contains:
- a CDS encoding AAA family ATPase has product MIIAVANSKGGVGKSTLAVHLAAWLDKQGHRVTLADCDTQQSSSQWIREAAPQVKTLCMREPDTIINELPMLAQETDYVVADGPGSLAETSRALLLVADQAIVPCKASMLEIRALDAATKVLRQAQKIRVGPPKATIVLSMVGKNYRLTQDMREAAALLKLPITPTFMTLRQIYADAPGQAAVVWHMGSRAREAAVEVERLFRELLPEAAASSRPAGRKRQAVAT; this is encoded by the coding sequence ATGATAATCGCCGTGGCGAACTCCAAGGGCGGGGTCGGGAAATCGACGCTCGCCGTTCACCTGGCCGCTTGGCTCGACAAGCAGGGCCACCGGGTGACGCTGGCCGACTGCGACACGCAGCAGTCGTCGTCGCAGTGGATTCGCGAGGCGGCGCCGCAGGTCAAGACGCTGTGCATGCGCGAACCGGACACCATCATCAACGAGCTGCCGATGCTCGCCCAGGAGACCGATTACGTCGTGGCCGACGGTCCCGGCAGTCTTGCCGAGACCAGCCGGGCGCTGCTGCTCGTGGCCGACCAGGCCATCGTGCCGTGCAAGGCGTCCATGCTGGAGATTCGCGCCCTGGACGCCGCGACCAAGGTGCTCCGCCAGGCGCAGAAGATCCGCGTCGGCCCGCCGAAGGCGACCATCGTGCTCAGCATGGTGGGGAAGAACTACCGGCTCACGCAGGACATGCGCGAGGCCGCAGCGCTGCTCAAGCTGCCGATCACGCCGACCTTCATGACGCTGCGCCAGATATACGCCGATGCGCCCGGCCAGGCGGCCGTTGTCTGGCACATGGGCTCGCGCGCCAGGGAAGCCGCCGTCGAGGTGGAGCGCCTGTTCCGCGAGCTGCTGCCGGAGGCAGCGGCATCGTCGCGCCCGGCCGGGCGTAAACGCCAGGCTGTGGCGACGTAG
- a CDS encoding ankyrin repeat domain-containing protein, whose translation MTDAHDATHDRRMPPLHSAAVFGTQATLKDILATEANVDSVDGHGRTALHYACSYAGCEDSVRLLLKHGANVNATDEYGATPLHHAAMKGRDGFNAPIAILLEAGADTAVPDHEGRTPEEVARSAGNHVGAELIRSLGQGRMHGRRR comes from the coding sequence ATGACGGATGCACATGACGCGACGCACGATCGGAGAATGCCGCCGTTGCATAGCGCGGCGGTGTTCGGCACCCAAGCGACGCTGAAGGATATTCTGGCAACGGAAGCGAATGTCGATAGCGTGGACGGCCACGGACGGACAGCGCTCCACTATGCCTGCTCTTACGCGGGCTGTGAAGACTCGGTGAGATTGCTGTTGAAGCACGGTGCCAATGTGAACGCCACCGATGAGTACGGGGCGACGCCACTGCATCACGCCGCCATGAAGGGTAGGGATGGCTTCAACGCGCCCATTGCCATCCTGCTTGAAGCAGGTGCTGACACGGCCGTACCTGATCATGAGGGGCGCACGCCCGAGGAGGTTGCGAGATCGGCAGGGAATCATGTGGGTGCCGAACTCATCCGGTCCCTCGGACAGGGCAGGATGCATGGAAGGCGCCGGTAG
- a CDS encoding relaxase domain-containing protein, whose product MLRITQNSTPEGAKSYYSTADYYAEGQELVGAWKGEGAGRLGLSGNVRREDWDALCDNRHPATGETLTPRTKRDRRVGYDFNFHVPKSVSILYGLTRDERLLDAFRESVEATMEDIESEMQTRVRVGGRNEDRTTGNMVWGEFVHFTARPVDGVPDPHLHAHCFVFNTTWDDKESRWKAGQFAGLKRDAPFFEAVFHSRLARRLEELGLPTRRTKHGWELAGVPQSAIEKFSRRTALIEEKASEAGITDPRAKGELGAKTREKKQKDLTLDELRGEWMSRMTADELAALTAAKSRLGLESIPEDGRAAREAALHAVGHCFERSAVVPERKLLAEAMKHSVGRASPESVTRSLEAEHLVTAERNGRRLATTRSVLEEETRMLGFARGGRGTCRPLGTANHALTRDWLNADQQRAVRHVLESTDRVILIRGAAGTGKTTMMKEAVEGIEAGGRRAFVFAPSADASRGVLRDVEGFADADTVARLLVDERMQAQVAGQVVWIDEAGLLGSRTMARVFDLADRLEARVILSGDRRQHGSVERGAALRLLEEEAGLVPAEIREILRQRRDYREAVRALSEARTEDGFRELDRLGWIREIGETERYKALAEDYVASVEEGKTALVVSPTHLEGEWITDEIRARLKQSGRLAEGERIFLALESANLTEAERADALNYAPGDVLVFHQNAKGHRKGERVAVGDDPLPLDQADHFQVYRPSVLPIAPGDVLRVTKNGMTADGRHRLNNGALCTVRGFDAGGNIVLQNGWTVSKHYGHLAHGYVVTSHASQGKTVDRVFIGQSSDSLPASSREQFYVSVSRGRERATIYTDDKEALLEAVSRSDDRLTATEFVAGRDVRERAATLQRLERLAAIPDAARNMHTEQERLIHER is encoded by the coding sequence ATGCTTCGCATCACCCAGAACAGTACGCCCGAAGGCGCCAAGAGCTACTACTCGACCGCCGACTACTACGCGGAGGGGCAGGAACTCGTCGGCGCATGGAAAGGCGAGGGGGCCGGGCGGCTCGGCCTTTCCGGCAACGTGCGCCGGGAGGACTGGGATGCGCTGTGCGACAATCGCCACCCGGCGACGGGCGAGACGCTGACGCCGCGCACGAAGCGCGACCGGCGGGTCGGCTACGACTTCAACTTCCACGTGCCCAAGAGCGTCTCGATCCTCTACGGGCTCACGCGCGACGAGCGACTCCTCGACGCCTTCCGCGAGTCGGTCGAGGCGACGATGGAGGATATCGAATCCGAGATGCAGACGCGCGTGCGCGTCGGCGGTCGCAACGAGGACCGGACGACCGGCAACATGGTGTGGGGCGAGTTCGTCCACTTCACGGCTCGGCCGGTGGACGGCGTGCCCGACCCGCACCTGCACGCGCACTGCTTCGTGTTCAACACGACCTGGGACGACAAGGAGTCCCGCTGGAAGGCCGGGCAGTTCGCGGGGCTGAAGCGCGATGCGCCGTTCTTCGAGGCGGTGTTCCATTCGCGCCTGGCGCGGCGGCTGGAGGAACTCGGCCTGCCGACGCGGCGGACCAAGCACGGCTGGGAACTGGCCGGCGTGCCGCAGTCGGCCATCGAGAAGTTCTCAAGGCGGACGGCGCTCATTGAAGAGAAGGCAAGCGAGGCCGGCATCACCGACCCACGAGCCAAGGGCGAACTGGGCGCGAAGACACGGGAGAAGAAGCAGAAGGACCTGACGCTCGACGAGCTGCGCGGCGAGTGGATGTCCCGCATGACGGCGGATGAGCTGGCCGCGCTGACGGCCGCGAAGAGCCGCCTCGGACTCGAGAGCATCCCGGAGGACGGCCGGGCGGCGCGCGAGGCGGCGCTGCACGCCGTGGGGCACTGCTTCGAGCGCAGCGCCGTCGTCCCGGAACGAAAGCTGCTCGCCGAAGCCATGAAACACTCGGTCGGCCGCGCCTCGCCGGAGTCGGTGACGCGCAGCCTGGAGGCGGAGCACCTGGTGACCGCCGAACGGAACGGGCGACGGCTGGCCACGACGCGGAGCGTGCTGGAGGAAGAGACGCGCATGCTCGGCTTCGCGCGCGGGGGCAGGGGGACGTGCCGGCCGCTCGGTACGGCGAACCACGCGCTCACGCGCGACTGGCTCAACGCCGACCAGCAACGCGCCGTGCGGCATGTGCTGGAATCGACCGACCGGGTGATCCTGATCCGGGGCGCCGCCGGCACGGGCAAGACGACGATGATGAAGGAAGCCGTCGAGGGCATTGAGGCGGGCGGGCGCCGCGCCTTTGTCTTCGCTCCTTCAGCGGACGCCAGCCGCGGCGTGCTGCGCGACGTCGAGGGATTTGCCGACGCCGACACCGTGGCGCGGCTGCTTGTGGATGAGCGGATGCAGGCGCAGGTCGCCGGGCAGGTCGTCTGGATCGACGAGGCAGGGCTGCTCGGCTCGAGGACGATGGCGAGAGTGTTCGACCTGGCGGACCGGCTGGAGGCGCGGGTCATCCTCTCCGGCGATCGCCGGCAGCACGGCTCGGTCGAACGCGGTGCGGCGCTGCGGCTGCTCGAAGAGGAAGCCGGTCTCGTGCCGGCAGAGATTCGGGAGATTTTGCGGCAGCGCCGCGACTACCGGGAAGCCGTGCGGGCGCTGAGTGAAGCCCGAACGGAGGACGGCTTCCGCGAGCTGGATCGGTTGGGGTGGATACGCGAGATCGGCGAGACGGAGCGCTACAAGGCACTGGCCGAGGATTACGTGGCGTCGGTGGAAGAGGGGAAGACGGCGCTGGTCGTCTCGCCGACGCACCTAGAGGGCGAGTGGATCACCGATGAAATCCGCGCGCGGCTCAAGCAATCCGGCCGGCTGGCCGAAGGGGAGCGGATCTTCCTGGCGCTGGAGAGCGCGAACCTGACGGAAGCGGAGAGGGCGGACGCGCTGAACTACGCTCCCGGCGACGTGCTGGTGTTCCACCAGAACGCGAAGGGGCATCGCAAGGGCGAACGCGTCGCGGTCGGTGATGATCCCCTGCCGCTCGACCAGGCCGACCACTTCCAGGTCTACCGGCCGTCGGTCTTGCCCATTGCCCCCGGCGACGTGCTGCGCGTCACGAAGAACGGCATGACGGCCGACGGCAGGCACCGGCTCAACAACGGCGCGCTCTGCACGGTGCGCGGCTTCGACGCCGGCGGGAACATCGTCCTGCAGAACGGCTGGACCGTCTCGAAACACTACGGCCACCTGGCGCACGGCTACGTCGTGACGAGCCATGCTTCCCAGGGCAAGACGGTGGACCGCGTATTCATTGGTCAGTCGTCCGACTCACTGCCCGCGTCGTCACGCGAGCAGTTCTACGTCAGCGTCAGCCGCGGGCGCGAACGCGCGACCATCTACACCGATGACAAGGAGGCCCTGCTGGAAGCGGTCAGCCGTTCGGATGACCGGCTTACGGCGACGGAGTTCGTTGCCGGGCGGGACGTGCGAGAGCGCGCCGCCACGCTGCAAAGGTTGGAGCGGCTGGCGGCGATTCCCGACGCCGCGCGCAACATGCACACAGAACAGGAGCGATTGATCCATGAGCGATAG
- a CDS encoding ankyrin repeat domain-containing protein: MATQDIDDVGEYGQSALHRAVELGDTQTVKELLNGGADPNGGDWGYQPPLHIAAELGHVHVAELLLDAGARINIRTWRGTPLHAAVRGGDRNAPMVALLLARGARIEASGGRSHLHLAALGGHTEIAKLLVKAGADVLADGPGGGRFSGCVPVSHPELAKFLSALEDQALRDRTRKGRSR; this comes from the coding sequence GTGGCCACACAGGACATAGATGACGTTGGTGAGTACGGTCAATCGGCGCTGCACAGGGCGGTAGAGCTGGGTGATACGCAAACGGTCAAGGAACTGCTGAACGGTGGGGCCGATCCCAACGGTGGCGATTGGGGCTACCAACCGCCCCTACACATTGCTGCCGAACTCGGACACGTCCATGTCGCGGAACTCCTGCTCGACGCTGGTGCCCGCATTAACATCAGAACCTGGCGTGGAACCCCGCTTCATGCGGCCGTGCGGGGCGGAGACCGCAACGCACCGATGGTTGCGCTGCTGCTGGCCAGGGGAGCACGGATCGAGGCGAGCGGGGGGCGCAGCCACTTGCATCTGGCCGCGCTAGGTGGTCACACTGAGATCGCGAAATTGCTCGTGAAGGCGGGTGCCGATGTTCTTGCCGACGGACCCGGAGGTGGCAGGTTTTCGGGATGTGTCCCTGTCAGCCATCCCGAGTTGGCGAAGTTCCTCTCCGCTCTAGAAGATCAAGCTCTAAGAGATCGGACCCGCAAAGGCAGGTCACGCTGA
- a CDS encoding type II toxin-antitoxin system RelE/ParE family toxin: MPVVISPAAAFDIADATTAYEATRPGLGREFLHELRRARLQIARFPAGCQQVLPDVRRCLIHRFPFGVTYRCMPDRIEILAVLPTQADPLRVTIRAKVGAE, translated from the coding sequence TTGCCGGTCGTCATCTCGCCCGCCGCCGCCTTTGACATCGCCGACGCCACAACGGCCTACGAGGCCACACGCCCCGGCCTTGGCCGCGAGTTCCTGCACGAACTCCGCCGCGCGCGGCTCCAGATTGCGCGATTCCCCGCCGGCTGCCAGCAGGTTCTGCCCGACGTTCGCCGCTGCCTCATCCACCGTTTTCCCTTCGGCGTCACCTACCGCTGCATGCCGGACCGCATCGAGATTCTGGCCGTGCTGCCGACCCAGGCCGACCCGCTGCGGGTCACCATCCGGGCCAAGGTTGGCGCGGAATAG
- a CDS encoding IS110 family transposase, whose protein sequence is MNVYIGFDISLQSTHICVVDDEGNLVREGVERSEIADLDGWLRKHSQKWAIERIVFETGQLSAHLYHGLRKSWPVVCIDARHAHGTLKAQRIKNDRNDARGLAQIARTGWYKAVHVKSEECQALRALVGGRKELVMLRLGLENHIRGRLKAVGIKLGAVTTAAFSTKVKGSLDDENPLFRQAVLTLLQARDDLLARQRVLDKQCVSIARADPVCKRLITVPGVGSITALSFRAEIDDPLRFRKSRDVGVHLGLTPKRYASGETDRSGGISKCGNRALRTLLFEASVTMLTRSNRWSRLKAWGVRLAQRTSFKAASVALARKIAIVMHRMWVDGRDFAYGEPPALQAA, encoded by the coding sequence ATGAACGTGTATATTGGATTTGATATCTCATTGCAATCGACGCACATCTGCGTCGTGGACGACGAAGGCAATCTGGTTCGGGAAGGCGTCGAACGGTCGGAGATCGCCGACCTTGACGGCTGGCTACGCAAGCACAGCCAGAAATGGGCCATCGAGCGGATTGTCTTTGAAACCGGACAGTTGAGCGCCCATCTCTACCACGGGCTACGGAAGTCGTGGCCGGTGGTTTGCATTGATGCCCGGCATGCCCACGGCACGCTTAAGGCGCAGCGGATCAAGAACGACCGCAACGATGCGCGCGGACTTGCCCAGATTGCCCGAACGGGCTGGTACAAGGCCGTTCACGTCAAGTCCGAGGAATGCCAGGCGCTCCGCGCCTTGGTCGGAGGGAGAAAGGAACTGGTGATGCTCCGCCTTGGCCTGGAGAACCACATCCGTGGCAGGCTCAAGGCAGTCGGCATTAAGCTCGGCGCTGTGACCACCGCCGCCTTTTCCACCAAGGTGAAGGGCTCGCTCGACGATGAGAACCCGCTCTTCAGGCAGGCCGTGCTCACGCTGCTCCAGGCGCGCGACGACCTGTTGGCCAGGCAGCGCGTGCTGGACAAGCAATGCGTCAGCATTGCCAGGGCCGACCCGGTGTGCAAACGCCTGATCACTGTACCGGGCGTCGGGTCCATCACCGCGCTGTCATTCCGGGCGGAGATCGATGACCCGCTACGGTTCCGCAAGTCCCGCGACGTGGGCGTGCATCTCGGGCTGACACCGAAGCGATACGCGTCCGGCGAAACGGATCGATCGGGCGGCATCAGCAAGTGCGGCAACCGTGCGCTGCGCACGCTGTTGTTCGAGGCCTCGGTGACGATGCTCACGCGCAGCAATCGCTGGAGCCGGCTCAAGGCATGGGGCGTGCGGCTCGCGCAACGGACCAGCTTCAAGGCGGCCTCCGTCGCGCTCGCCCGCAAGATCGCCATCGTCATGCACCGCATGTGGGTAGACGGGAGGGACTTCGCCTATGGGGAACCGCCTGCCCTGCAAGCGGCGTGA
- a CDS encoding PEP-CTERM sorting domain-containing protein (PEP-CTERM proteins occur, often in large numbers, in the proteomes of bacteria that also encode an exosortase, a predicted intramembrane cysteine proteinase. The presence of a PEP-CTERM domain at a protein's C-terminus predicts cleavage within the sorting domain, followed by covalent anchoring to some some component of the (usually Gram-negative) cell surface. Many PEP-CTERM proteins exhibit an unusual sequence composition that includes large numbers of potential glycosylation sites. Expression of one such protein has been shown restore the ability of a bacterium to form floc, a type of biofilm.) → MRLGFVFTVVTMLASHAAADIIEVGGAAVLAEPPASIALNQWESDTEIRGFFERQTTLLSDLALDHVNTGLVDYESLLVPGFVSAGTAVQSYLFHADSVDGFDALLSGYVVFDAPNLSVLIHTASMNGTDDMLGRPGVTYGNSPGRRLELPPGSLDMFEISGDRTRLDFTLKFGAAYDEIRIITAAVPEPGSLALLSLMGLTGMRRRREARR, encoded by the coding sequence ATGCGGCTCGGATTCGTTTTCACCGTCGTTACCATGCTCGCCTCACACGCCGCCGCCGACATCATCGAGGTCGGCGGCGCGGCCGTTCTCGCCGAGCCGCCGGCCAGCATCGCGCTCAACCAGTGGGAGAGCGACACGGAGATTCGCGGCTTCTTCGAGCGCCAGACGACGCTGCTTTCCGACCTGGCGCTCGACCACGTCAACACCGGCCTGGTGGACTACGAGTCGCTGCTCGTGCCGGGGTTCGTGTCGGCCGGGACGGCGGTGCAGAGCTACCTGTTCCACGCCGACTCGGTGGACGGCTTCGACGCGCTGCTCTCCGGCTACGTCGTGTTCGACGCGCCGAACTTGAGCGTGCTGATCCACACCGCCTCGATGAACGGCACGGATGACATGCTCGGCCGTCCGGGCGTGACCTACGGCAACAGCCCCGGCAGGCGGCTGGAACTGCCGCCCGGCTCGCTCGACATGTTCGAGATATCCGGGGACCGGACGCGGCTGGACTTCACGCTCAAGTTCGGCGCGGCGTACGACGAGATCCGCATCATCACCGCTGCCGTGCCGGAACCCGGATCGCTGGCGCTGCTCTCCCTGATGGGCCTCACCGGGATGCGGCGACGGAGGGAGGCGCGACGATGA
- a CDS encoding addiction module protein, producing the protein MQPQTDHFEIFTLPVEQRLDLVQRLWDSVREEIEALPLTAAQRAEIERRIAEIDSGAVHCEPFDAVMKRLLAE; encoded by the coding sequence ATGCAACCGCAAACCGATCACTTCGAGATATTCACGCTGCCGGTCGAGCAACGCCTTGACCTGGTGCAGCGGCTGTGGGACAGCGTCCGGGAGGAAATCGAGGCGCTGCCCCTTACCGCCGCGCAGCGCGCCGAGATCGAGCGTCGTATCGCCGAGATTGACAGCGGCGCCGTCCACTGCGAGCCGTTCGACGCGGTGATGAAGCGCCTACTCGCCGAGTGA
- a CDS encoding ankyrin repeat domain-containing protein, with product MSDEYCMTRETPDTADPPALTPDEVALGMALMKGDSAAAARLSQSGVDLNAVMAGTGLTPASYALMVGDSALLKAILDRGGDVNERDEFGREALHYAAGFGEGDKVRMLLDKGADVSAIDAAGQTPLHWAARGGDADTIRALIEHGADRSARDHSGALAEDLRTSQAGLAGIGIGGIAGSLIGLMIGMSAGGPMMGLVAALLLGAGGAAAGGAVEQRLRDAELSDLLGVTVPGGLAGAVPQVRSRATPVESEPSKDMDALARAAKRAGTLMGGARLEVKESGQSADPVRPTQSPRVPSVSTTVQR from the coding sequence ATGAGTGATGAGTATTGTATGACACGGGAGACCCCTGATACAGCCGACCCACCCGCCCTGACGCCGGACGAGGTCGCGCTCGGCATGGCACTTATGAAAGGTGACTCCGCAGCAGCCGCGAGGCTCTCTCAATCCGGAGTTGACCTTAACGCCGTAATGGCCGGAACGGGTCTTACGCCGGCGAGCTATGCGCTGATGGTCGGCGACAGCGCCCTTCTCAAAGCGATTCTTGATCGCGGCGGCGACGTCAATGAGCGGGATGAGTTCGGACGAGAGGCGCTTCATTACGCGGCGGGGTTCGGCGAGGGTGATAAAGTCAGAATGCTCCTCGACAAGGGCGCTGATGTCAGTGCGATAGACGCAGCAGGACAGACCCCCTTGCACTGGGCTGCGCGTGGCGGTGATGCGGACACAATAAGGGCGCTCATTGAACATGGTGCGGATAGAAGCGCTCGCGACCACAGTGGGGCGCTTGCCGAGGATCTCCGGACATCACAGGCTGGTCTCGCGGGGATAGGTATCGGCGGCATCGCGGGCTCGCTGATTGGTCTCATGATTGGCATGAGCGCAGGCGGACCGATGATGGGACTCGTGGCAGCGCTGCTGCTGGGTGCCGGCGGTGCGGCAGCCGGTGGTGCCGTTGAGCAACGGCTCCGGGACGCGGAGCTCTCGGATCTGCTCGGCGTCACAGTTCCAGGCGGCCTCGCAGGCGCTGTTCCGCAAGTACGGAGCCGGGCCACACCGGTGGAGTCAGAGCCCTCCAAAGATATGGATGCCCTCGCGCGGGCCGCCAAGCGTGCTGGCACATTGATGGGTGGGGCGCGGCTGGAGGTCAAGGAATCGGGGCAGTCGGCAGACCCGGTAAGACCGACGCAGTCGCCCCGTGTACCGTCTGTGTCCACAACTGTCCAGCGGTAG
- a CDS encoding addiction module protein: protein MLDRMLKAANDNRYLPPLTPEQLAELDRRCAEADVGLAPGEPWEVVMQRLLDTPPRR from the coding sequence ATGCTCGACCGCATGCTGAAAGCCGCCAACGACAATAGGTACCTCCCGCCTCTCACGCCCGAACAACTCGCTGAGCTGGACCGGCGCTGCGCGGAGGCCGATGTCGGCCTCGCTCCCGGCGAGCCCTGGGAGGTCGTAATGCAGCGGCTCCTGGACACTCCACCCCGCCGCTGA